One window of Verrucomicrobiia bacterium genomic DNA carries:
- a CDS encoding ABC transporter ATP-binding protein, which yields MALLELRDVRKGFGPADRTAPVLRDIRLSVTEGEFVAIVGYSGSGKTTLLNLMAGLSRPDAGSVLLKGIPNPGPGPDRAVVFQNYSLLPWLTVAGNIALAVHRVFPHWPAARRQEQIDRHIDLVHLTAARDKRPHELSGGMRQRVSLARALATDPGILLLDEPLGALDALTRATLQDEIARLGRRQGKTVVLITNDPDEGIYLADRIIPLTAGPAATLGPSITIDLPHPRDRRALNHDPHFKSVRKQVIEFLLDSGGRTRSAVTRRVVLPDIEPEDLNRPRPIFGPGRGPRRRSEEHRETVEVQ from the coding sequence ATGGCCCTCCTCGAACTCCGCGATGTCCGCAAAGGCTTCGGCCCCGCCGATCGCACCGCGCCCGTCCTTCGCGACATCCGCCTCTCCGTGACCGAAGGCGAGTTCGTCGCCATCGTCGGCTACTCCGGTTCCGGCAAAACCACCCTCCTCAATCTCATGGCCGGACTCTCCCGCCCCGACGCCGGCTCCGTCCTCCTCAAGGGCATCCCCAATCCCGGACCCGGACCCGACCGCGCCGTGGTCTTCCAAAACTACTCCCTCCTCCCCTGGCTCACCGTCGCCGGCAACATCGCCCTCGCCGTCCATCGCGTCTTCCCCCACTGGCCCGCCGCCCGCCGGCAGGAACAGATCGACCGCCACATCGACCTCGTTCACCTCACCGCCGCCCGCGACAAACGCCCCCACGAACTGTCCGGCGGCATGCGCCAGCGTGTCAGCCTCGCCCGCGCCCTCGCCACCGATCCCGGCATCCTTCTCCTCGACGAACCCCTCGGCGCCCTTGACGCCCTCACCCGCGCCACGCTCCAGGACGAAATCGCCCGCCTCGGCCGCCGGCAGGGCAAGACCGTCGTCCTCATCACCAACGATCCCGACGAAGGCATCTACCTCGCCGACCGCATCATCCCCCTCACCGCCGGCCCCGCCGCCACCCTCGGCCCGTCCATCACCATCGATCTCCCCCACCCCCGCGACCGGCGCGCCCTCAATCACGACCCGCACTTCAAGTCCGTCCGCAAACAGGTGATCGAGTTCCTCCTCGATTCCGGCGGTCGCACCCGCTCCGCCGTCACCCGCCGCGTCGTCCTCCCCGACATCGAACCCGAGGATCTCAACCGTCCCCGCCCCATCTTCGGCCCCGGCCGCGGCCCGCGCCGCCGAAGCGAGGAACACCGCGAAACCGTGGAGGTCCAATGA
- a CDS encoding ABC transporter permease: protein MSPTDPHPAVLTLERWARKAFFTVGLPLLAFVLFLGAWSWVAARIEVGFGKLPGPRAVLTEVGNLWEDHQGEREKAVAFQKRQEERKARLLADNPDAPWTDRKYAGKPTYLDQILTSLKTVFAGFLVASLIAVPLGIVCGLSRPCHLALNPLIQIFKPVSPLAWLPIVMILVSALYNPSQPLFEKAFLSSAFTVALCSLWPTLINTSVGVASIEQDYLNVARVLKLGWFQTITRIVLPAALPMIFTGLRLSLGVGWMVLIAAEMLAQNPGLGKFVWDMFQNGSSQTLAQIMVAVFTIGLIGFGLDRLMLSLQRAVSFGATPR from the coding sequence ATGTCGCCCACCGATCCCCATCCCGCCGTCCTCACCCTTGAACGCTGGGCCCGGAAGGCGTTCTTCACCGTCGGACTGCCCCTCCTCGCCTTCGTCCTCTTCCTCGGCGCCTGGTCCTGGGTCGCCGCCCGCATCGAGGTCGGCTTCGGCAAGCTCCCCGGCCCCCGCGCCGTCCTCACGGAGGTCGGCAATCTCTGGGAGGACCACCAGGGCGAACGCGAAAAGGCCGTCGCCTTCCAGAAACGCCAGGAGGAACGCAAGGCCCGCCTCCTCGCCGACAATCCCGACGCCCCCTGGACCGACCGCAAGTACGCCGGCAAACCCACCTACCTCGACCAGATCCTTACCAGTCTCAAAACCGTCTTCGCCGGGTTCCTGGTGGCCTCCCTCATCGCCGTGCCGCTCGGCATCGTCTGCGGACTCAGCCGCCCCTGCCACCTCGCCCTCAACCCGCTCATCCAGATCTTCAAGCCGGTCTCGCCCCTGGCCTGGCTGCCCATCGTCATGATCCTGGTCAGCGCCCTCTACAACCCCTCCCAGCCCCTCTTCGAAAAGGCCTTCCTCAGTTCCGCCTTCACCGTCGCCCTCTGCTCCCTCTGGCCCACGCTCATCAACACCTCCGTCGGCGTCGCCTCCATCGAGCAGGATTACCTCAACGTCGCCCGCGTCCTCAAACTCGGCTGGTTCCAGACCATCACCCGCATCGTCCTGCCCGCTGCCCTCCCCATGATCTTCACCGGTCTCCGCCTCTCCCTCGGCGTCGGCTGGATGGTCCTCATCGCCGCCGAAATGCTCGCCCAGAACCCCGGCCTCGGAAAATTCGTCTGGGACATGTTCCAGAACGGCAGCAGCCAGACCCTCGCCCAGATCATGGTCGCCGTCTTCACCATCGGCCTCATCGGCTTCGGTCTCGACCGCCTCATGCTCTCCCTCCAACGCGCCGTCAGCTTCGGCGCCACCCCCCGCTGA